Proteins encoded within one genomic window of Abditibacteriota bacterium:
- a CDS encoding helix-turn-helix transcriptional regulator, translating to MYHIFNLSAERIVEGCGRCFFKTPAGHPDRILPFHGIFYTESGEMSVGQDRETYSVSENRLLILHAGLHHYPVADCAYGTKTIYVHFYPVAGDRVSARQTEGSLPSLVDCSSAPRIKKLFEDINFYAAAPGYNNNIILSSLCRVLLCDIYNLVCPTALSDPVVTVAVSDIMRSPDRFLSEEELADMAGVSVRTLRKRFQMNFGRTPRAYQMERKLQDISSTLLSHSNITLRELAENYGFCDEFYLSRCFKERFGLPPGEYRKKNLR from the coding sequence ATGTATCATATATTCAATCTGTCCGCCGAAAGGATCGTGGAAGGCTGCGGACGCTGCTTCTTCAAGACTCCGGCCGGTCATCCCGACAGGATCCTGCCCTTTCACGGTATATTTTACACGGAAAGCGGCGAAATGAGCGTGGGGCAGGACCGGGAGACCTATTCCGTCAGCGAAAACCGGCTGCTGATCCTTCACGCGGGGCTGCATCACTATCCCGTGGCCGACTGCGCCTACGGCACCAAGACCATATACGTCCATTTTTATCCGGTGGCGGGAGACCGGGTCTCTGCCCGGCAGACGGAAGGCTCCCTGCCGTCTCTGGTGGATTGCTCGTCGGCGCCCCGCATCAAAAAGCTGTTTGAGGACATCAACTTCTATGCCGCCGCCCCCGGATACAACAACAACATCATCCTGTCCTCCCTGTGCAGGGTGCTATTGTGCGATATATACAACCTGGTATGCCCCACGGCCCTTTCCGACCCGGTGGTGACTGTGGCGGTAAGCGACATCATGCGGAGCCCGGACAGGTTTTTGTCCGAGGAGGAGCTGGCGGACATGGCGGGAGTATCCGTGAGGACCCTGAGGAAACGCTTTCAAATGAACTTCGGCCGGACCCCCAGAGCCTATCAGATGGAGAGAAAGCTCCAGGACATATCCTCCACTTTGCTGTCCCACAGCAACATCACCCTCCGGGAGCTGGCGGAAAACTACGGCTTTTGCGACGAATTCTATCTCAGCCGCTGCTTCAAGGAGCGCTTCGGCCTGCCTCCCGGCGAATACCGGAAGAAAAACCTGCGTTAG
- a CDS encoding DUF1559 domain-containing protein, with protein MKKGFTLIELLVVIAIIAILAAILFPVFNNAMEKARQTQCLSNMKQIGLAFVMYESDWNQCLPVNTPAAVAVYGDNGDCTEGYDGHWRITTGIAQKLLDWCKVYSYRAQLSPYVKNGKLFFCPSDPNEATENDCWELECNITSYHYKLQLAGAAYFPWGPYGAKKPYKASFFDRPAQLVVIHEFVSLHEAKDSAIDSRYNVCFLDGHTKSCILREFAPSGDAHWIGHPDPKTGVNNGPGSYDTEL; from the coding sequence ATGAAAAAAGGTTTTACGCTTATCGAACTTTTGGTGGTCATAGCCATCATCGCTATTCTGGCCGCTATCCTGTTCCCGGTGTTCAACAACGCCATGGAAAAAGCGCGCCAGACACAGTGTCTCAGCAACATGAAGCAGATAGGTCTTGCCTTTGTGATGTATGAGTCCGACTGGAACCAGTGCCTGCCCGTCAATACCCCCGCCGCCGTGGCTGTCTATGGCGACAACGGCGACTGCACCGAAGGCTACGATGGCCACTGGAGGATCACCACGGGCATCGCCCAGAAGCTTCTGGACTGGTGCAAGGTGTATTCTTACAGAGCCCAGCTGAGCCCCTACGTGAAGAACGGCAAGCTCTTCTTCTGCCCCAGCGACCCCAACGAAGCCACGGAAAACGACTGCTGGGAGCTGGAATGCAACATCACCAGCTATCACTACAAGCTGCAGCTTGCAGGCGCTGCCTACTTCCCCTGGGGCCCCTACGGAGCCAAAAAGCCCTACAAGGCCAGCTTTTTTGACAGGCCCGCCCAGCTGGTGGTCATACACGAGTTCGTTTCCCTGCACGAGGCCAAGGACTCTGCTATTGATTCCAGATACAACGTCTGCTTCCTGGACGGACACACCAAATCCTGCATCCTGAGAGAATTCGCTCCCAGCGGAGACGCTCACTGGATAGGACATCCCGACCCCAAGACCGGCGTCAACAACGGACCCGGCTCCTACGACACAGAATTATAA
- a CDS encoding helix-turn-helix transcriptional regulator, with product MLYRYDLNAERTIESCGHCYFKDRTMHPERVLPCHDLIYLTEGEWGIGMERQQYLLKKDRVLILNAGLRHYPVTPCSPRAKTIFLHIYPAAGDGPADRDGAGCIPSLTDCSQNPRIKRLFEDLVLFADNPGPESRVITSSMCRLLLCHLSLMSFPTTDSDPVLYIVVKSIKETPQHFFTEEELSEMAGVSVKTLRNRFRNRFGMTPRAWQMEQKLSLVSAALVTHGNIPLKALADNYGFCDEFYLSHCFRARFGMPPGEYRKKNLR from the coding sequence ATGCTGTACAGATACGATCTCAACGCCGAGAGGACCATAGAAAGCTGCGGGCACTGCTATTTCAAAGACCGGACGATGCACCCGGAACGGGTGCTGCCCTGCCATGACCTGATCTATCTGACGGAAGGAGAATGGGGCATCGGCATGGAGAGGCAGCAGTACCTGTTGAAAAAGGACCGGGTGCTCATTCTCAACGCGGGCCTGCGCCACTATCCCGTCACCCCCTGCTCTCCCCGCGCAAAGACTATATTCCTGCACATATATCCCGCCGCCGGCGACGGTCCCGCCGACCGTGACGGCGCGGGCTGCATACCTTCTCTGACGGACTGCTCGCAGAATCCCCGCATAAAAAGGCTCTTTGAGGACCTGGTGCTTTTTGCCGACAACCCGGGGCCGGAGAGCCGCGTTATCACTTCCTCCATGTGCAGGCTGCTCCTGTGCCACCTGTCCCTGATGTCCTTTCCCACCACCGATTCGGACCCGGTCCTGTATATCGTGGTAAAAAGCATCAAGGAGACTCCCCAGCATTTTTTTACCGAGGAAGAGCTTTCGGAGATGGCGGGGGTATCGGTAAAGACCCTGAGGAATCGTTTTCGGAACAGGTTCGGCATGACCCCCAGAGCCTGGCAGATGGAGCAAAAGCTCAGCCTGGTGAGCGCCGCTCTCGTCACTCACGGCAATATCCCCCTGAAGGCCCTGGCCGACAACTACGGCTTTTGCGACGAGTTTTATCTCAGCCACTGCTTCAGGGCCCGCTTCGGGATGCCCCCGGGAGAGTATCGGAAGAAAAATCTGCGTTAG